The DNA segment GTATCAATTTTGGCAGTTATTGGCCCTATAGTTATTGTTTCAGCAGGATTTTGGGATGCTATATCCCATCTCCAAAAAGAACCAGAGTTTTTCTGGAGCCCTTCTCATATTGTAGTATACTTTGGAGTTTCAATGACTAGTTGCGCTGCAATCATGGGATCTATTCTAATAGTTAGAAAATCAGTTCGCGGTTCTCTAAAATCTGGAATCAAATTAGTAATTGTAGGATCTGTTTTACAAATTGTTTCAGGATTTGGGGATTCTTTGTCTCATGATGTATTTGGAATTGATGGATTAATCTCATGGTCTCACCAACCACTAGAATTAGGGCTGGTACTTGCATCATTGGGAGCTGTTTTGATATTAAAAAATAGAGAACACACTAAACTCAAAATATTTCTTCCATTCTCAATTGTAGCATTTTTATTTTTTACAACTTGGCTGATTTTTAATCTTGTATTGTTTTTTGGTCATACAATACAATGCATTCAGATCTATGAGATATTCTCTTCTGGCTGTTCTATATTGTAATTTTTAATTTTCAAGTATGATATCATAATAATAACAACAGCACCAACAAGTATCATCATCCCAGATGGAAACATTTTCTGAGAATTTGTATTCCCAAATTCTATTTGAAGATTAATTGGATTTTTTGCAATATTTGTAATTTTCATTGTATACTCGCCATCTTCATTAAAATCAAAATATCCTACTGACATTTTTGTTTGTACCATTTGTTCTTGAATCACATTGTCTTTTGTATCTAAGATCTGAACAAATACTTCTTCTCCTGAAAATTCAGGCATGTATAGTTTGAAATACCCTATGTCTATTCCTGAGAATTCTGATTTTGCTTCAAATGAACTTGATTCTTTTAGTATGACTGAGTCATATTTTTTTTCAGTTTCATCAAAAATTAATGCTGTCCAAACCATTCCTATAATGACTATTATCAATCCAATCTTCAATGGTGATATCTTCATTTCACCATGCTGAGAAATTATTTACTTAATAAGATAATCTAAAGGGCTCGGAGGGCTTCGATCCCTCGACCTAGCGGTTCGAAGCCGCTCGCACTATCCAGACTGTGCAACGAGTCCAAACAAGTAAGATTTTAACAGGTGTAAATATCTGTCTAGATACTTTGAAGGTATCAAAAAAAGTAGTTGGAGTAGAATATGCAATTAGAGATATTGTTCTAGCTGCTAGAAAAGTAGAACAAAAAGGAATGCAAGTTGACTATCTGAACATTGGTGATCCTGTACAGTTTGGATTTCAGCCCCCTGAGAATGTAAAACAAGCTTTGATTGATGCAATTAACAGAGGTGATAATTTCTATTCTACATCTGAGGGACTATTGGAATTAAGGCAAGAAATTGCCAAAAAAGAAAATGCTAAAGGACTCTCAATTGGTGCAGATGAAATTCTAATCACAAATGGAGTTTCAGAAGGACTGGATATGGTAATCTCCTCAATTGTTGAAGAAGGTGATGAAGTGCTGCTCCCTGGCCCTTACTATCCTCCATATGCTTCATACGTCAGATTACACGGCGGAATTCCTGTAGAGTTTGCAGTAGACTTGAACAATTCAACTCCTGATATTGATGATATAAAATCTAAAATTACCTCAAAGACTGTGGCTATCTGTTTAATCAGCCCAAACAATCCTACAGGTGTTGTATTTAATGAAAAAGCACTCAAAGAACTAGTAGAGATTGCAAATCAACATAATCTTTACATCATCTGTGATGAAATTTATGATCAAATAATTTTTGATGAAAAATTTGTTGGAATTGGTAAAGTTGCAGGTGATTCTCCTGTAATTATTCTTAATGGATTCTCCAAAGTACATCTAATGTCTGGCTGGAGAATTGGATACATTGCATTTAATCAATCACCACAACTTGATGAATTACGTGAACATCTTCCTAAACTAGCTAGAGTTAGAATTGCAACCAGTCTTCCTGTTCAGTATGCTGCTTTGGAATCTCTTCGCGGTCCGCAAGATTACATTAGTGACTTTGTTTCAGAAATGAAAAAACATAGAGACTTTGTTGTCAAACGACTAAATGAAATGCCTGGATTGTCATGTCCTACTCCAAAAGGAGCATTTTATGCATTTCCAAAAATTGAAGATAAAAAATTTGGAACAGACAAAGAATTTGTTACAAAATTGTTAGAGCAAAAAGGTGTGCTTACTGTTCACGGTTCGGGATTTGGAGAGCAATATGGAAGTGGACATTTCAGACTTGTTTATCTTCCTGATCTGAAAATATTAGATTCAGCGATGAACAAAATTCAAAAGTTTGTCAGTTAGTAATTCCAAACTGTGACTTTGTCAGGAACTATCTCAATAATGCAGTCAGTATCATCTAACAATTCTTTTGCTGACTTGTTTTGTAATGTTTTAAAATATCTTAACAAAATCTTTTTTGCAATTGTTTTTACCTTGGAATTTTCTAAGATTAGATTGGCATTTCCTTGTCCCATCACTCCATAGATATTTGGAGCACTAATTCCTACATCTACACAAAATGAGACCCTGTTGTTTCTTTTGAGATTTTTTACTTTTTGCCTGCTGGTGTTTGTTCCAATATAGAATTTTTTACCGCTGTACCTATACCAAACAGGTGAAATATGTGGAGTCTTGTTTTTGCCTACTGTAGCTAAACGTAATACTTTCTGCTCTGTTAGAAATTCATCTCTTTTGTTCATTTTTTCTAAATCCTAACGCTATCATAAAAAGCCCAAAGCCTATCATTGCCACAGAAACTTTTTCATTTGTAAATTCAGCATTAAACAAAAAATCCTCTACAAAATCTATCCCCCATATCAGTAATTGTTGAATGAGAACTATTCCTCCCATTATGCAAAATAATACCCCGATGGCTGTAAACCAGTTCCTTCCCCGTCTATAGTACTCGTGACTCATGATAAATGAGACTTAGATGATCTTGATACCTGGATTCTTTATCTTGTTTCTAATCATTGCATTAAGTAGCAATGGAGTAGACATTTCTGCAAGATATGATAATTCAATTGGTCCCAAGTAGATTGATCTTAACCCCTTGATTTCATCAATTAGACTATTTACAACCTCGACTGATTCTTTATCATCTCCACAAACAAAGATGTCATAGTCTAGTTCTAGTGTTGGATTGATTAGTTTTTTTTCAGAAATTACATGAAATGCTGAAACAAGTTTTGATTTGTCTTTCATATGTTCTAAAACAAGTTTGTATGAGAATGGCTTGTTATCTTTAATTGAAACACACTCAAATCCAACATCTGTTTTTGTCATTGGGACAATTGGTGATACTACAACACAACTGTCTTTAACTTCTGATAAAATCCCTGAACATACAGAATCAATATTCTCATATGGTATTGATAAAATTAAAACATCACTTTCTTTTGCAACTGAAACATTATCGTTTCCCGTAATTGATCCTTTAATTTCACCAAATGCTTCTTTTGCAAGATTAGTATATTCTACAGCTGATTCAGATGCTCTTGCAGCATCTCTAGATCCAACAATTACGTCATTGTTTTGCGACCATCTTAATGCAAATCCTTTGCCCATTCCACCAGTTCCACCAATAATTCCTACTTTCATGATTACCTATCTGACAATGTTATTATTATCTCTATTTGAAAATCGATCAAATTGGGGCAGATAATCTTCCTTAGACACGGACAGGCAAAAAATAACACTGAGAGAATACTAGCTGGACGAACAGAAGGTGTTCCATTAACTGAAATTGGAGTAAAACAAGCAGAACATACTGCCGAACTACTTGAACACATGAATGTATCAGCAATCTATTCTAGTCCAATTCAAAGAGCAAAGCATACTGCTGAAATTGTTGGGAAACACAATTCAATTGATGTTACAATTGATGAGAGATTAATTGAACTTGACATGGGAAAATTTACTGGAATGCCATATGATGAGATTTTTAATAGTCATGGTAATGTCTTTATGAAATTCTACAATGGTGAATTGGAAATTGCTCACAACGGAGTAGAGACTTTTGATCAAGTCAAAAAACGAGTCTTAGGAATAGTAAATCATGTAACTGAAAAACATCCTGGTGAAAATGTCGTTTTGGTAACTCATATGGATCCTATCAAAGCAATGCTTTCAACTATTGTTGATCTGTCTCCTACAAACCTCTTTGAATTAATCATTGCAAATGCATCACTTAACATCTTTAGAGAAAAAGAACAAAAGTTTACTCTGTCAGGACTTAACGTAATGCATCCTTCTCGATTCGATCAAGGTTGGTAGTTAATAATCTTGAAAACCCTTAAATAGAAATTATAGGCCACGTCATTCAATCACTATGAAGAAATTCGTTGGATTATTCTTGGTATTGGGAGTTTTAATGATAATTCCTGCTGTGGACTTGGCGTTTGCTGCAGGTGATGAACCTGGAGAATATCTTGATCGTAGAGTGGTTATTTGGAATTTATTTTATAGATTGATGACAGTCGGATTTACTGTAGGTGCAGTAGTATCTGGAACAATTATTTGGCAATGCTGGAGATTCAGAGAATCTCACCCAAAAGCAAAACCAACTCCATATGAGGGCACGGACTGGTAATAATGGGCGGACATTCTAACTGGCCTGAATGGATTTACATTGGTGTGGTAGTAGCACTAATGGTTTGGGTAGGTGCAGAAGCTTGGGAAGCAGAAAGACTAGTTGAACATGTTCCAGAAGGTGCTGAAACAATTATTGTAACTGGTCAACAGTGGTTCTGGACTTTTGAACATGAAGATGGAACAAAAGAAATTGGTGAATTACATGTTGAAGTAGGAAAAGCTTACAAACTTGAAATAGTTTCTAAAGATGTCAATCATTCATTTAACATTCACGATTATGTTGTTTTGATGGATGCAATTCCTGGTAGAGTTAATACAGTATGGTTTGCTCCAACTGATGCAGGAGAACATGATATTCAATGTAGAGAATATTGTGGTCTGATACACTATAACATGAGAGGAAAATTAATTGTGGAGGATCCAACGGCTTGACAACGCTTTTATCACAACTTTCACTGGTTCAGACTGAGGAGACTATCTCATGGTTCTAGAATTACAAAAGCCACGTCCAATTTGGCAAATAATGTTTTCAACACATCACACTGATGTTGGTTTACTTTATCTAATTACATCGCTAGGATTCTTGTTCTTAGGTGGAGCCTTGGCTCTTGCAATCAGAGCAGAACTGTTCTTACCGGGAGCACAAATCATTGGCGATGCCATGACGTTTAACAGAATTTTTACAGTTCACGGTACAACATTAATTTTCTTGTTTATCATTCCATTTGCATCTTCAGTTGGTAACTACTATGTTCCAATTATGGTCAGATACAAAGACATGGCATATCCAAAACTAAACGCAATTGCATTTTGGATGATTCCTCCTGGTGGAGCACTCATCTGGCTAGGCTTTGCTGACTTTACTTGGTATGCAACCCCGCCATATTCTATCATTAGTGCTCCAGGACCAGCAGCTGACATGTGGATTTTTGGATTAAAGATTCTAGGTATTTCATCAGTGTTAGGTGCAATCAACTTTATCGTTACCATTCTAAAGTGTAAACATCCGGATATGTCAATTGGACAAGTTCCGCTGTTAGCATGGTCTTTCTTATCATCATCATTGATTATACTCGTTGCAATTCCAACATTTGCAGCAGCACTATTGATGTTGCTCACTGATAGACTCGGTGTAAGTGGATTCTTCAATCCTGCAATGGGAGGAGATCCAATAGCATATGCACACTTGTTCTGGTTTACATTCCATCCTGAAGTGTATGTATTGGTAATTCCAGCAATTGGTATGATGTATGAAATCATTCCAAGATTCTCAAGAAAACCAATCTACAGCTATAATTCTGGTGTCTTTGCATTTGTCTTGTTATCTATCGTCGGTTTCTCATCCTGGGCACATCACATGTATGCAACTGGAATGTCCTTTACTGAAAAAACCGTATTCATGGTAGGAACTCTTGCAGCAGTTCCGGCATCTGCCATGCACGTATTCAACTTTGTAGCAACCATGTGGAATGCAAGAATCAAATTCCTAACACCAATGATGTGGTCAGTAGGTGGAATTGCATTATTCTTCTCTGCAGGTGCAGGCGGTGTTGCAAATGCCGCTATGCCATTAGACTTTACAACACACGATACATACTGGGTAGTAGGACACTTCCATCTCTTCGTGATGGGAACAATCGCATTTGGCTCCATTGGTTTCCTATACTACATGTTCCCATATGTGACTGGAAGAATGTACAATGAGACAATGGGTAAAATTCACTTTATCATGTCCTTTGTAGGTACTGTACTCGTATTCTTTACACAACACGTACTTGGATTATATGGAATGCCAAGAAGAATTTTCGATTATCCGCCAATCCCAGAATGGATTGCTATGAACCAAATTGCAACAGTAGGAGCAATGATTATTGGTGTCAGTATGGCAATCTTCTTAGCAAATATGATTTACAGTTCCGGAAAAGGAAAACCTGCAAATACCGAAGATCCATTTGGAGTCGGTGGGAAATACTATTATCCATTTGAG comes from the Candidatus Nitrosopumilus sediminis genome and includes:
- a CDS encoding cytochrome c oxidase subunit I, yielding MVLELQKPRPIWQIMFSTHHTDVGLLYLITSLGFLFLGGALALAIRAELFLPGAQIIGDAMTFNRIFTVHGTTLIFLFIIPFASSVGNYYVPIMVRYKDMAYPKLNAIAFWMIPPGGALIWLGFADFTWYATPPYSIISAPGPAADMWIFGLKILGISSVLGAINFIVTILKCKHPDMSIGQVPLLAWSFLSSSLIILVAIPTFAAALLMLLTDRLGVSGFFNPAMGGDPIAYAHLFWFTFHPEVYVLVIPAIGMMYEIIPRFSRKPIYSYNSGVFAFVLLSIVGFSSWAHHMYATGMSFTEKTVFMVGTLAAVPASAMHVFNFVATMWNARIKFLTPMMWSVGGIALFFSAGAGGVANAAMPLDFTTHDTYWVVGHFHLFVMGTIAFGSIGFLYYMFPYVTGRMYNETMGKIHFIMSFVGTVLVFFTQHVLGLYGMPRRIFDYPPIPEWIAMNQIATVGAMIIGVSMAIFLANMIYSSGKGKPANTEDPFGVGGKYYYPFEAKNPSH
- a CDS encoding histidine phosphatase family protein, giving the protein MGQIIFLRHGQAKNNTERILAGRTEGVPLTEIGVKQAEHTAELLEHMNVSAIYSSPIQRAKHTAEIVGKHNSIDVTIDERLIELDMGKFTGMPYDEIFNSHGNVFMKFYNGELEIAHNGVETFDQVKKRVLGIVNHVTEKHPGENVVLVTHMDPIKAMLSTIVDLSPTNLFELIIANASLNIFREKEQKFTLSGLNVMHPSRFDQGW
- a CDS encoding cupredoxin domain-containing protein; the protein is MGGHSNWPEWIYIGVVVALMVWVGAEAWEAERLVEHVPEGAETIIVTGQQWFWTFEHEDGTKEIGELHVEVGKAYKLEIVSKDVNHSFNIHDYVVLMDAIPGRVNTVWFAPTDAGEHDIQCREYCGLIHYNMRGKLIVEDPTA
- the npdG gene encoding NADPH-dependent F420 reductase, whose protein sequence is MKVGIIGGTGGMGKGFALRWSQNNDVIVGSRDAARASESAVEYTNLAKEAFGEIKGSITGNDNVSVAKESDVLILSIPYENIDSVCSGILSEVKDSCVVVSPIVPMTKTDVGFECVSIKDNKPFSYKLVLEHMKDKSKLVSAFHVISEKKLINPTLELDYDIFVCGDDKESVEVVNSLIDEIKGLRSIYLGPIELSYLAEMSTPLLLNAMIRNKIKNPGIKII
- a CDS encoding aminotransferase class I/II-fold pyridoxal phosphate-dependent enzyme, whose amino-acid sequence is MKVSKKVVGVEYAIRDIVLAARKVEQKGMQVDYLNIGDPVQFGFQPPENVKQALIDAINRGDNFYSTSEGLLELRQEIAKKENAKGLSIGADEILITNGVSEGLDMVISSIVEEGDEVLLPGPYYPPYASYVRLHGGIPVEFAVDLNNSTPDIDDIKSKITSKTVAICLISPNNPTGVVFNEKALKELVEIANQHNLYIICDEIYDQIIFDEKFVGIGKVAGDSPVIILNGFSKVHLMSGWRIGYIAFNQSPQLDELREHLPKLARVRIATSLPVQYAALESLRGPQDYISDFVSEMKKHRDFVVKRLNEMPGLSCPTPKGAFYAFPKIEDKKFGTDKEFVTKLLEQKGVLTVHGSGFGEQYGSGHFRLVYLPDLKILDSAMNKIQKFVS
- a CDS encoding pyridoxamine 5'-phosphate oxidase family protein → MNKRDEFLTEQKVLRLATVGKNKTPHISPVWYRYSGKKFYIGTNTSRQKVKNLKRNNRVSFCVDVGISAPNIYGVMGQGNANLILENSKVKTIAKKILLRYFKTLQNKSAKELLDDTDCIIEIVPDKVTVWNY
- a CDS encoding heme transporter CcmC: MKKFVGLFLVLGVLMIIPAVDLAFAAGDEPGEYLDRRVVIWNLFYRLMTVGFTVGAVVSGTIIWQCWRFRESHPKAKPTPYEGTDW